The Phormidium ambiguum IAM M-71 genome contains a region encoding:
- a CDS encoding PIN domain-containing protein yields MSENPQNSCFVDSNVWLYAMIKTSAPDSRQAKAKSLLSSLEDVIVISTQIVNEVCVNLIKKSLLDEQQIEDLIKSFYKKYRVIEINLPILLKASQLRKQYSFSFWDSLIVASALHADTKIIYSEDMQDGLKVLDKVEIVNPFN; encoded by the coding sequence ATGAGTGAAAATCCCCAAAATTCCTGTTTTGTAGATTCTAATGTCTGGCTTTATGCCATGATCAAAACCTCGGCACCAGATAGCAGACAAGCAAAAGCAAAATCTTTGCTATCCAGTCTAGAGGATGTAATAGTAATCAGTACGCAAATAGTAAATGAAGTTTGCGTCAATCTGATTAAGAAATCTCTGCTGGATGAACAGCAAATCGAAGATTTAATCAAGTCTTTTTACAAAAAGTATCGTGTCATAGAGATAAATTTGCCCATATTGTTAAAAGCTTCTCAATTACGAAAACAATATAGTTTTTCATTTTGGGATAGTTTGATTGTCGCTAGTGCTTTGCACGCAGATACTAAAATTATTTACTCTGAAGATATGCAAGATGGGTTAAAAGTTTTGGATAAAGTTGAAATAGTTAATCCTTTTAATTGA
- a CDS encoding type II toxin-antitoxin system HicB family antitoxin, giving the protein MKLRQNINAFIRPGEQKGYVAECLEISVVTQGDTLDEVEKNVVEAVTLHLEDEDPGEFGLVAKPTIILTFELQPEYA; this is encoded by the coding sequence ATGAAACTCCGACAAAACATAAATGCTTTTATCCGTCCAGGCGAACAGAAAGGTTATGTAGCTGAGTGCTTAGAAATTTCTGTGGTAACGCAGGGAGACACATTAGATGAAGTGGAAAAAAATGTCGTTGAAGCTGTTACTCTGCATTTAGAAGATGAAGATCCCGGTGAATTTGGATTAGTGGCTAAACCAACAATTATATTAACTTTTGAATTACAACCAGAATATGCCTAA
- a CDS encoding tetratricopeptide repeat protein: MARSLKVAPKHIEKVKLALKQCGFPSVEAFRIEMGVAYATASKFFNGKAVDYINFVEFCEKLSLDWQEITTDEESTATTPLVNEGQGGSTPENIPKSNSIEFVGRDKQLVELHQLLQKNSQVVIAAINGMGGVGKTELAIQYATQHLLDYPGGICWVNAQGILAGLQILRFAEIQFNIVPPDDWELADKLQFCWSKWQPGEVLFIFDDVFDYKQQVKPFLPKSSRFKVLLTTRIQFDSTLQQLRLDVLKPLAAMRLLKSIVGRERLKQEPKIARSLCQFLGYLPLALELVGRYLDLQPNLSLAKLLRRLEKQRLEHEALISPKDFNNVMRYEFGVEEAINLSWEQLDENAKNVGCFLSLYALAAIPFSTDGIEDEDEQEKWEKALRDLQHWHLLQEVRQETYRLHPLIRQFLQKRLDELTEAEEMKRNFAAAMVAVAREINYPLTREDVINFSPWIPHIEEVANNLSEFLDDEDLITPFNGLGRFYKGQSFSQQAEVWYQQCRDIVEQRLGKEHPDFATILSNLAGLYNSQGRYSEAEPLHLQALSIDRQSLPENHPSIATNLNNLAQLYFFQGKYSEAEQLYLQALSIDRQSLPENHPLLAIHLNNLAELYRIQSRYSEAEPLYLQALSIDRQSLPENHPLLAIHLNNLAELYRIQSRYSEAEPLYLQALSIDRQSLPENHPLLATHLNNLAALYCSQGRYSDAEPLFLQVLSIDRQSLPENHPELAFHLNSLATLYFSQGRYNEAEQLYLQALAIDRQILPENHPQLATHLNNLAGLYRSLGRYSEAEPLYLQAWEIFQRSLGAEHPNTVTVRQNLARFWIEAINENRADLEVLQNNPLFLEIMREFLAENLPDE; this comes from the coding sequence ATGGCGCGATCGCTAAAAGTTGCCCCAAAACATATTGAAAAAGTTAAACTAGCCCTAAAACAGTGTGGCTTTCCCAGCGTCGAGGCTTTCAGGATAGAGATGGGGGTAGCTTATGCTACCGCTAGCAAGTTCTTTAACGGCAAAGCTGTAGATTATATTAATTTTGTGGAATTTTGCGAAAAACTAAGCTTAGATTGGCAAGAAATCACCACTGACGAAGAATCTACAGCCACTACCCCCCTTGTTAACGAGGGACAGGGGGGATCGACTCCCGAAAATATTCCCAAAAGCAACTCCATCGAATTTGTCGGAAGAGACAAACAACTAGTTGAATTACACCAACTTTTACAAAAAAATAGCCAAGTGGTAATTGCGGCGATTAATGGGATGGGGGGAGTGGGGAAAACTGAGTTGGCAATTCAATATGCCACACAACATTTATTAGATTATCCCGGTGGGATTTGTTGGGTAAACGCGCAGGGAATTTTGGCGGGACTGCAAATTCTCAGATTTGCGGAAATTCAATTTAATATTGTTCCTCCTGATGATTGGGAATTGGCAGATAAGTTGCAGTTTTGTTGGTCAAAATGGCAGCCGGGGGAAGTGCTGTTTATTTTTGATGATGTGTTTGATTACAAACAACAAGTTAAACCTTTTTTACCAAAATCATCTCGGTTTAAAGTGTTGCTGACGACGCGAATTCAGTTTGATTCTACTTTGCAGCAGTTACGGTTGGATGTGCTGAAACCTTTGGCGGCGATGCGGTTATTAAAATCCATTGTTGGTAGAGAACGACTGAAACAAGAACCAAAGATTGCCAGAAGTCTTTGTCAGTTTTTGGGATATTTGCCTTTGGCGTTGGAATTAGTAGGACGTTATCTCGATTTACAGCCGAATTTGTCTTTGGCTAAGTTGTTGCGGCGATTGGAAAAACAGCGATTAGAACATGAAGCTTTAATTTCGCCGAAGGATTTTAATAATGTGATGCGGTATGAGTTTGGGGTGGAAGAGGCGATTAATTTAAGTTGGGAACAGTTGGATGAAAATGCGAAAAATGTCGGTTGTTTTTTGAGTTTGTATGCTTTAGCGGCGATTCCTTTTTCTACTGATGGGATTGAAGATGAAGATGAACAGGAAAAATGGGAAAAGGCGCTGCGGGATTTGCAACATTGGCATTTGCTTCAGGAAGTGCGTCAGGAAACCTATCGTTTACATCCTTTGATTCGGCAATTTTTGCAAAAGCGGTTGGATGAGTTGACAGAAGCAGAGGAAATGAAACGGAATTTTGCTGCGGCGATGGTAGCAGTGGCAAGGGAAATTAACTATCCGCTTACTCGTGAGGATGTGATTAATTTCAGTCCTTGGATTCCTCACATTGAAGAAGTAGCAAATAATTTGTCGGAATTTCTGGATGATGAGGATTTGATTACACCTTTTAATGGTTTAGGTAGGTTTTATAAAGGTCAAAGTTTCTCTCAGCAAGCAGAAGTTTGGTATCAGCAATGTCGGGATATTGTTGAACAAAGATTGGGTAAAGAACATCCCGATTTCGCCACTATCCTCAGCAACTTAGCCGGACTTTACAATTCCCAAGGCAGATACAGCGAAGCAGAACCATTACATCTGCAAGCATTGTCCATCGATCGCCAGAGTTTGCCAGAAAATCATCCCAGTATAGCTACCAACCTCAATAACCTAGCCCAACTTTACTTTTTCCAAGGCAAATACAGCGAAGCGGAACAATTATATCTGCAAGCTTTGTCAATCGATCGCCAGAGTTTGCCAGAAAATCATCCCCTATTAGCTATCCATCTCAACAACTTAGCTGAACTTTACAGAATCCAAAGCAGATACAGCGAAGCGGAACCATTATATTTGCAAGCATTGTCCATCGATCGCCAGAGTTTGCCAGAAAATCATCCCCTATTAGCTATCCATCTCAACAACTTAGCTGAACTTTACAGAATCCAAAGCAGATACAGCGAAGCGGAACCATTATATTTGCAAGCATTGTCCATCGATCGCCAGAGTTTGCCAGAAAATCATCCCCTATTAGCTACCCACCTCAACAACTTAGCCGCACTTTACTGTTCCCAAGGCAGATACAGCGATGCCGAACCATTATTTCTGCAAGTATTGTCAATTGATCGCCAGAGTTTGCCAGAAAATCATCCCGAATTAGCTTTCCACCTCAACAGCTTAGCCACACTTTACTTTTCCCAAGGGAGATACAACGAAGCCGAACAACTATATCTGCAAGCGTTGGCAATCGATCGCCAGATTTTGCCAGAAAATCATCCCCAATTAGCTACCCACCTCAACAACTTAGCTGGACTTTACAGATCCCTTGGCAGATACAGCGAAGCCGAACCATTATATCTGCAAGCTTGGGAAATTTTTCAGCGCAGCTTAGGCGCAGAACATCCAAATACAGTAACAGTAAGGCAAAATTTGGCGAGATTTTGGATCGAAGCAATTAATGAAAATCGTGCTGATTTAGAAGTGTTGCAAAATAACCCTTTGTTTTTGGAAATTATGAGGGAATTTCTTGCCGAAAATCTCCCCGATGAGTAA
- a CDS encoding type II toxin-antitoxin system HicA family toxin, producing MPKLKRLSGAEVVEIFANFGFQIYSQKGSHIKLRCQGIAGKETLTVPNHAELYQFSECLLQIDHPL from the coding sequence ATGCCTAAACTTAAAAGATTATCGGGTGCAGAAGTAGTTGAGATTTTCGCTAATTTTGGCTTTCAAATATACAGCCAAAAAGGGAGTCACATCAAATTACGTTGCCAAGGAATTGCGGGAAAGGAAACTCTTACAGTTCCTAATCATGCAGAGTTATACCAATTCTCTGAATGTTTGCTACAGATTGATCACCCCCTGTAG
- a CDS encoding SpoIIE family protein phosphatase has translation MAKSHYIQVPFRIKLAVAISTIAVGITSISLYFFYTTTYRIVLHQIGERLKNVGHTGSFLFNETAREQIKRLIAESEQKSLPVLPIVQTLKTGGYAPSLPDATAEKLMQSQDFQQTVQLLRRINQASRQQVTPFQPYLEQQPKGVPDPSVVSSYLFVRVPQASQAVKFIADSLYKPLGDWPGNPIGNLFNPPNPLYLKAFSGESTVSRDFYKDDFGTWMTAAIPIKDRNGDVIAVLGVDLEVTSEANKLRNLRYICFAVVGASALLSIAISILVAQWLSHPIAKLRQGAEKVRNRDFSTTLDLKSNDEWGLLADAFNAMVIEIRNYATSLQTKNEELEIRVAERTAEITQANAKISVLNEKLKSENLRMGAELGILKQMQQMILPKPEELEIKGLDIAGFMQPADEVGGDYYDVLQIDGVVTIGMGDVTGHGLESGILMLMAQTAVRTLKEIRENDPVRFLATLNRIIYKNVQRMNSYKNLSLVVLNYADGKVSISGQHEETIVVRNGGYIERIDTIDLGFPIGLDNDITEFINHTIVELDLEDGIVLYTDGITEAMDINNKQYGLDRLCDAIAKNWHLSANEIKQAVIEDVQQHIGTQKVFDDITLLVFKRQSEVSEASVQEIISIL, from the coding sequence ATGGCAAAATCTCACTATATTCAAGTTCCATTTAGGATTAAATTAGCTGTAGCGATCTCTACAATCGCAGTTGGCATCACCAGCATCAGCCTTTACTTTTTTTACACCACAACCTACCGGATTGTGCTGCATCAAATTGGCGAACGTCTCAAAAATGTCGGTCATACCGGATCGTTTCTTTTCAATGAAACCGCCAGAGAACAAATTAAACGATTAATTGCTGAATCTGAACAAAAATCTCTTCCTGTTTTACCGATCGTGCAAACACTTAAAACTGGAGGTTACGCCCCTAGCCTCCCGGATGCAACGGCAGAGAAACTCATGCAATCTCAAGACTTTCAACAGACTGTACAACTCCTCAGACGGATTAATCAAGCAAGTCGGCAGCAGGTAACGCCCTTCCAGCCTTACCTAGAACAGCAACCTAAAGGAGTTCCAGACCCCTCAGTTGTATCCAGCTATTTATTTGTTCGGGTTCCCCAAGCCTCTCAAGCTGTCAAATTTATTGCTGACTCATTATATAAACCATTAGGAGACTGGCCGGGAAACCCCATTGGTAATCTCTTCAATCCTCCCAATCCTTTATATTTAAAAGCGTTTTCGGGAGAATCCACAGTTAGCCGAGACTTTTACAAAGATGACTTTGGCACCTGGATGACAGCGGCAATTCCCATTAAAGACCGTAACGGAGATGTAATTGCAGTATTAGGTGTAGATCTTGAAGTTACCAGTGAAGCTAACAAACTGCGAAACTTACGCTACATTTGCTTTGCAGTGGTTGGCGCAAGTGCGCTGCTCTCCATTGCCATATCGATTTTAGTTGCTCAATGGCTCAGTCATCCAATAGCAAAATTGCGCCAAGGAGCAGAAAAAGTCCGAAATCGTGACTTTAGCACCACCCTGGATTTAAAAAGTAACGATGAATGGGGACTTTTAGCCGATGCCTTCAATGCGATGGTAATTGAAATCCGCAACTACGCCACATCATTGCAAACCAAAAATGAGGAACTGGAAATTCGGGTTGCCGAACGTACTGCCGAAATCACCCAAGCTAACGCAAAAATTAGCGTTCTCAACGAAAAACTGAAAAGCGAAAACCTCCGTATGGGCGCAGAACTGGGTATTTTGAAGCAAATGCAGCAAATGATTTTGCCCAAACCGGAAGAACTAGAGATTAAAGGATTGGATATTGCCGGATTTATGCAACCTGCTGATGAGGTGGGTGGCGACTACTACGATGTATTGCAGATTGATGGCGTAGTCACAATCGGCATGGGAGATGTCACTGGACATGGATTAGAAAGCGGCATTCTGATGCTGATGGCGCAAACAGCAGTGCGTACCCTCAAAGAGATTCGGGAAAATGACCCGGTACGGTTTTTAGCTACCCTAAATCGCATAATTTACAAAAATGTGCAACGGATGAATTCCTATAAAAATTTGTCTTTGGTAGTGTTAAATTATGCCGATGGCAAAGTTAGTATTAGCGGTCAACATGAGGAAACTATTGTTGTTAGAAATGGAGGATATATTGAACGCATAGACACGATCGATCTAGGATTTCCCATTGGTCTAGATAATGATATTACAGAGTTTATTAACCATACGATTGTAGAGTTAGACCTAGAAGATGGAATTGTCCTTTACACCGATGGTATTACTGAAGCAATGGATATCAACAACAAGCAATATGGATTGGATCGATTGTGTGATGCGATCGCCAAAAACTGGCATCTTTCCGCTAATGAAATCAAGCAAGCAGTCATTGAAGATGTACAGCAACATATTGGCACGCAAAAAGTATTTGATGACATTACATTGCTAGTATTCAAGCGACAAAGTGAAGTTTCAGAAGCAAGTGTTCAAGAAATTATATCAATTCTTTGA